The Canis aureus isolate CA01 chromosome 11, VMU_Caureus_v.1.0, whole genome shotgun sequence genome has a segment encoding these proteins:
- the CNRIP1 gene encoding CB1 cannabinoid receptor-interacting protein 1 yields the protein MGDLPGAVRLSIALRIQPNDGPVFFKVDGQRFGQNRTIKLLTGSSYKVEVKLKPSSLQVENISIGGVLVPLELKSKEPDGDRVVYTGIYDTEGVAPTKSGERQPIQITMPFTDIGTFETVWQVKFYNYHKRDHCQWGSPFSVIEYECKPNETRSLMWVNKESFL from the exons ATGGGGGACCTGCCGGGCGCCGTGCGCCTCTCCATCGCGCTGCGCATCCAGCCCAACGACGGCCCGGTCTTCTTCAAGGTGGACGGGCAGCGCTTCGGCCAGAACCGCACCATCAAGCTGCTCACCGGCTCGTCCTACAAGGTGGAGGTGAAGCTCAAGCCCAGCAGCCTGCAGGTCGA GAACATTTCCATTGGTGGCGTGCTTGTCCCGCTGGAGCTGAAGTCGAAGGAGCCAGATGGGGACCGAGTTGTTTATACGGGCATATATGACACAGAAGGTGTGGCCCCAACCAAGAGCGGAGAACGGCAACCCATCCAGATCACGATGCCG TTCACCGACATTGGGACCTTCGAGACGGTGTGGCAGGTCAAGTTCTACAATTACCACAAGCGAGATCACTGCCAGTGGGGAAGCCCCTTCTCCGTCATCGAGTACGAGTGCAAGCCCAACGAGACGCGCAGCCTCATGTGGGTGAACAAGGAGTCCTTCCTCTGA